Proteins co-encoded in one Candidatus Kapaibacterium sp. genomic window:
- a CDS encoding sugar transferase, with protein MADAVTYPASLTQRRWRWKSGQHSPVVFQLGVDLVVLVLGTLGYLWVRFGSGWLDSVATPTGEEVVAIVSMLTGYWVLLFWLAGLYRNWYSRPPLEELWAVVRSVLLGIALLLVLVFWDSGDFYRSNFRAVAGIYAAFLGIGLGAGRLAVRALQRSLRQRGILTIPALLVGNPRGVERLLEELRRIPHWGYRPLGVVLPSSGVSEQEWNGKGPIPVLGTVAVLRELIRRWEPEELLLAFQPPDPQEVGKVMGVAEEARVGVKILPELYRVTSGQARIRRLYGTSLLELNPEILNPWQAFVKRTLDIVISVLILFVGAPLWLLIAAAIWVDSGRPIFFVQERVGRHGRIFRLYKFRTMLPEGDPNRLWTQRGDPRITRVGRWLRKTYLDEIPQFWNVLKGEMSIVGPRPERPYYVELFTQMVPEYPRRHCVKPGITGWWQVCRRQELNVPTVEGVRSRLEMDFYYIENQSLALDLEIMLRTVWVMLTGKGV; from the coding sequence ATGGCAGACGCTGTCACGTATCCTGCATCACTGACGCAGCGACGGTGGCGCTGGAAGAGCGGGCAACACAGCCCAGTAGTGTTCCAGCTAGGGGTGGACCTCGTTGTGCTCGTGCTTGGGACCCTTGGCTACCTCTGGGTGCGCTTTGGCAGTGGCTGGCTGGACTCCGTGGCTACTCCGACCGGTGAGGAGGTCGTAGCCATCGTCTCAATGCTGACAGGCTACTGGGTGCTGTTGTTCTGGCTCGCAGGGCTCTACCGGAACTGGTACAGCCGTCCGCCGCTGGAGGAGCTATGGGCAGTGGTGCGCTCGGTACTGCTCGGGATAGCCCTGCTATTGGTGCTGGTGTTCTGGGATAGTGGCGATTTCTACCGAAGCAACTTTCGGGCAGTGGCAGGGATCTACGCGGCTTTCCTTGGGATTGGGCTGGGGGCTGGTCGTCTAGCAGTGCGGGCGCTCCAGCGCTCCCTCCGGCAGCGCGGAATCCTCACGATACCAGCCCTCCTGGTGGGAAATCCGCGGGGGGTTGAGCGGTTGCTCGAGGAGTTGCGTCGGATCCCCCATTGGGGCTACCGTCCGCTCGGGGTCGTCCTACCGTCAAGTGGGGTGTCGGAGCAGGAGTGGAACGGCAAGGGCCCTATTCCGGTTCTCGGGACCGTAGCAGTGTTGCGTGAGCTCATCCGCCGATGGGAGCCGGAGGAGCTCCTTCTGGCTTTTCAGCCGCCGGATCCCCAAGAAGTAGGCAAGGTGATGGGTGTTGCTGAAGAGGCTCGGGTAGGGGTCAAGATACTGCCGGAGCTCTACCGGGTCACGTCTGGGCAGGCTCGTATCCGACGCCTCTACGGCACGAGCCTCCTGGAGCTGAACCCGGAGATTCTCAACCCCTGGCAGGCCTTCGTGAAGCGGACCTTGGATATCGTCATCAGCGTCCTGATACTCTTCGTCGGTGCTCCCTTGTGGCTCTTGATCGCGGCTGCGATCTGGGTTGACAGTGGGCGTCCTATCTTCTTCGTCCAGGAGCGGGTTGGACGACATGGGCGCATATTCCGACTCTACAAGTTTCGCACGATGCTGCCCGAGGGGGACCCGAACCGGCTCTGGACACAGCGGGGCGACCCGCGAATCACACGGGTCGGGAGGTGGCTGCGCAAGACGTACTTGGACGAGATCCCGCAGTTCTGGAACGTGCTCAAAGGCGAAATGAGCATCGTTGGTCCTCGGCCAGAGCGACCGTACTACGTGGAGCTCTTTACCCAGATGGTGCCCGAGTACCCTCGCCGGCACTGCGTCAAACCAGGGATTACGGGATGGTGGCAGGTGTGCCGTCGTCAGGAGCTCAACGTGCCGACAGTTGAAGGGGTGCGCTCCCGGTTGGAGATGGACTTCTACTACATCGAGAACCAGTCGCTGGCGCTGGACCTGGAGATTATGCTCCGCACGGTGTGGGTAATGCTCACGGGCAAGGGGGTGTGA
- a CDS encoding polyprenol monophosphomannose synthase — translation MRTLIVIPTYDERENIAELIPALLRLEMEPEVLVVDDASPDGTAEEVRRWQERVPGRVHLIERPAKLGLGSAYCQGFQWALQREYEVVVQMDADFSHDPRDVPRLVAALANADVALGSRYVSGVNVVNWPMGRLLLSWLANRYTRWVTGMPIADATSGFKAFWARTLRRLRWDRIRSNGYAFQIEVTYRLWRLGCRIVEVPIVFVDRRSGFSKLNRGIVSEAAWMVWRLRLSSLLRDERRYYTNR, via the coding sequence GTGAGGACGCTGATTGTCATCCCGACCTACGACGAGCGTGAGAACATCGCGGAGCTCATCCCGGCACTCCTCCGGCTGGAGATGGAGCCGGAGGTACTCGTAGTGGACGACGCTTCGCCGGATGGGACGGCGGAAGAGGTACGACGATGGCAGGAGCGTGTGCCCGGTCGAGTCCATCTCATTGAGCGGCCAGCAAAGTTGGGGCTTGGTTCCGCTTACTGCCAGGGCTTCCAGTGGGCACTCCAGCGGGAGTATGAGGTGGTGGTGCAGATGGACGCGGATTTCTCGCATGATCCTCGGGACGTGCCGCGGCTTGTGGCGGCTTTAGCAAACGCTGATGTAGCACTGGGATCGCGCTACGTCAGTGGGGTCAATGTCGTCAACTGGCCGATGGGACGCTTACTCTTGAGCTGGCTAGCGAATCGGTATACGCGATGGGTCACGGGGATGCCAATTGCTGACGCCACGAGTGGCTTCAAGGCCTTTTGGGCCCGCACTCTCCGCCGCCTCCGGTGGGACCGGATTCGCTCCAATGGCTACGCCTTCCAGATTGAGGTCACCTACCGGCTCTGGCGCTTAGGTTGCCGCATCGTGGAGGTGCCAATTGTCTTCGTAGACCGTCGTAGCGGCTTCTCTAAGCTCAACCGTGGCATCGTCTCGGAGGCCGCATGGATGGTGTGGCGGTTGCGTCTGTCGAGCCTTCTGAGGGATGAGCGTCGCTACTACACCAACCGTTGA
- a CDS encoding glycosyltransferase: protein MSVATTPTVDVRAALAQPPTCELSVVIVSHNVAEFLRQCLRSLRQALAGIDAEVLVVDNASEDDTVTRLSAEFPEVHWIALPANIGFGKANNIGIAQARGRYILLLNPDTLVHPNALRTLLDYMAHHPEVGIAGCRVLNADGTFQETCRRGFPTPWVSFTRLFGLERLAPRSRLFARYAQRFRPEDEVGYAEVISGAFMLCRRELLQELGGFDPEYFLYGEDVDLCYRAHRAGWRIGYVGTATVVHFKGESARRTTTDVIHHFYDAMRIFVRQYYGRSPIAPLLYLGIGLRKLLARAVQFPNLWMLGIADLLGALGALMVATWLRFGSLFGLRPYAYPTVFIVVGGLIFGLMLLFGDYLERRVRLSRALLVYALAFFALASLTYFFKDYAFSRWVVLGTAAGTALWGMGVRLAVQLRRWLRQSMAPRRVAILGTGEVARKVAATLSEGVAGLPGVVVVGFVQYGIRAEADSGLPVLGESSELPAIVERWRIQELVAAEPDLPPGELVNIVERLARWRVRLYIVHHPEELYVQRFVGELLGQEPMWQRYPLLHPRLRLLKRCVDILVASGALLFGLALVFLRPRRKDFLRRWWNVLRGWWSVVGLYPLEGTAGEAGFGKPGITGLAHLSGGASLPKNVLQQLNNYYLRHASFALDLEIMLNYLVRRFRRETRAGL from the coding sequence ATGAGCGTCGCTACTACACCAACCGTTGACGTGCGGGCAGCACTGGCCCAGCCACCGACGTGTGAGCTGTCGGTGGTGATCGTCAGCCACAATGTGGCTGAGTTCCTCCGCCAGTGCCTCCGCTCGCTCCGGCAGGCACTGGCAGGCATCGATGCGGAGGTGCTCGTGGTGGACAATGCCTCCGAAGACGACACTGTTACACGGTTGTCGGCGGAGTTTCCGGAGGTACATTGGATCGCGCTGCCAGCCAACATTGGGTTTGGGAAAGCCAACAACATCGGCATTGCTCAGGCACGGGGACGCTACATCCTGCTGCTGAATCCGGACACCTTGGTACACCCGAACGCCCTACGCACGCTGCTGGACTACATGGCGCACCATCCTGAAGTGGGCATAGCTGGTTGCCGAGTGCTGAATGCTGACGGCACCTTTCAGGAGACCTGTCGGCGTGGGTTCCCGACACCATGGGTATCGTTCACACGGCTCTTCGGCCTCGAGCGGCTGGCACCGCGGTCGCGCCTGTTTGCCCGCTATGCTCAACGGTTCCGGCCAGAGGATGAGGTAGGGTACGCAGAGGTGATTTCCGGTGCCTTCATGCTCTGCCGACGGGAGCTCCTGCAGGAGCTCGGCGGCTTTGATCCAGAGTACTTCCTCTACGGCGAGGACGTTGACCTCTGCTACCGGGCACACCGGGCAGGGTGGCGGATCGGGTACGTAGGAACCGCAACGGTGGTCCACTTCAAAGGGGAGAGTGCCCGGCGCACGACGACCGATGTCATCCATCACTTCTACGATGCGATGCGCATCTTCGTGCGCCAGTACTACGGGCGCTCCCCGATCGCCCCGCTGCTCTACCTAGGGATTGGGCTTCGGAAGCTACTGGCCCGGGCCGTCCAGTTTCCGAATCTGTGGATGCTAGGGATTGCAGACCTCCTAGGAGCCCTTGGAGCGCTCATGGTGGCGACATGGCTACGGTTCGGCAGTCTCTTCGGGCTCCGACCGTATGCCTACCCGACGGTCTTCATCGTGGTGGGAGGACTCATCTTTGGGCTGATGCTGCTCTTCGGGGACTACTTGGAGCGGCGCGTCCGGCTATCCCGGGCTCTACTGGTGTATGCACTCGCCTTCTTTGCCCTAGCATCCCTGACCTACTTCTTCAAGGACTACGCCTTCAGCCGTTGGGTAGTGCTGGGAACGGCTGCGGGGACAGCTCTGTGGGGGATGGGGGTGCGATTGGCGGTGCAGCTTCGGCGCTGGTTGCGCCAGAGTATGGCGCCACGGCGGGTGGCCATCTTGGGCACAGGGGAGGTTGCCCGCAAAGTTGCCGCAACACTATCGGAGGGAGTAGCAGGATTGCCAGGGGTGGTGGTTGTTGGCTTTGTGCAGTATGGGATACGAGCAGAGGCTGATTCAGGATTACCTGTCTTAGGGGAGAGCTCGGAGCTGCCGGCAATTGTGGAGCGATGGCGGATTCAGGAGCTCGTAGCAGCGGAGCCTGATCTGCCTCCCGGAGAGTTGGTCAACATTGTAGAACGGCTGGCGCGGTGGCGCGTTCGGCTCTACATCGTGCACCATCCCGAGGAGCTCTATGTTCAGCGTTTCGTCGGGGAGCTCCTTGGCCAGGAGCCGATGTGGCAGAGGTACCCTCTCCTCCATCCTCGCCTGCGACTGCTGAAGCGCTGCGTGGATATTCTAGTGGCGTCGGGAGCCTTGCTGTTCGGGCTTGCTCTTGTATTTTTGAGGCCCCGGCGAAAGGATTTCCTACGCCGTTGGTGGAATGTGCTGCGTGGCTGGTGGAGTGTCGTTGGCCTCTACCCGCTGGAAGGGACAGCAGGGGAGGCAGGCTTCGGTAAGCCAGGCATTACCGGGTTAGCCCACCTCAGTGGGGGAGCCTCGCTGCCGAAGAACGTGCTCCAGCAACTCAACAACTACTACCTGCGCCACGCTTCTTTTGCACTGGACCTGGAGATCATGCTCAACTATCTCGTGCGGAGGTTTCGCCGTGAGACACGTGCTGGACTTTGA
- a CDS encoding acetyl-CoA carboxylase carboxyltransferase subunit alpha: MRHVLDFEKPIVELEQKIAEMRALAAQLDIAAEVEALERQVEQLRQQIYANLTRWQRVQIARHPERPYTLDYIQAIFTDFVELHGDRCAGDDPAIVGGLARFEGTPVVVVGHQKGRTTQENLRRNFGMPNPEGYRKALRLFRLAEKFQRPLITFLDTPGAFPGIEAEERGQAEAIARNLFEMARLRTPIIVVVIGEGGSGGALGIGVGDRILMLQYAWYSVIAPESCSSILWRSWDFKEQAAEELELCAEDLLRHGVIDRVVPEPPGGAHRNPAQMYDILRGVLREELQSLSQVPIEELVRQRQEKFFRMGEWREV, from the coding sequence GTGAGACACGTGCTGGACTTTGAGAAGCCCATCGTGGAGCTAGAGCAGAAGATTGCCGAAATGCGGGCCCTGGCGGCCCAGCTGGACATTGCCGCTGAGGTGGAAGCACTGGAGCGGCAAGTTGAGCAACTCCGTCAGCAGATCTATGCGAACCTCACTCGGTGGCAACGGGTCCAGATCGCCCGCCATCCAGAACGGCCATACACGCTGGACTACATCCAGGCCATCTTTACCGACTTCGTGGAGCTCCATGGCGACCGTTGCGCTGGGGATGACCCCGCTATCGTCGGGGGACTGGCCCGGTTCGAAGGGACGCCGGTCGTTGTCGTCGGGCACCAGAAGGGGCGCACCACTCAAGAGAACCTCCGCCGTAACTTCGGTATGCCGAATCCGGAGGGGTATCGCAAAGCACTGCGCCTCTTCCGTTTGGCGGAGAAGTTCCAGAGGCCGCTGATAACGTTCCTGGATACCCCAGGAGCCTTTCCTGGCATTGAAGCGGAGGAGCGCGGACAAGCTGAGGCGATTGCCCGTAACCTATTCGAAATGGCGCGTCTCAGGACGCCAATCATTGTCGTTGTTATTGGTGAGGGGGGATCCGGCGGGGCACTTGGCATAGGGGTTGGGGACCGGATTCTGATGCTGCAGTATGCCTGGTATTCCGTCATTGCACCGGAGTCTTGTTCCAGCATCCTCTGGCGGAGCTGGGACTTCAAGGAGCAGGCCGCAGAGGAGCTGGAGCTGTGTGCGGAAGATCTTCTGCGGCATGGGGTCATAGACCGTGTTGTCCCTGAGCCTCCTGGGGGAGCTCACCGCAATCCAGCACAGATGTACGATATCCTCCGTGGAGTCTTGCGGGAAGAGCTCCAGAGTTTGAGCCAGGTCCCGATTGAGGAGCTTGTGCGGCAGCGTCAGGAGAAGTTCTTCCGTATGGGGGAGTGGCGAGAAGTCTGA
- a CDS encoding DedA family protein, whose product MIQRIRQWLWRTKAWMEAAAARPGASWTLFGLAFLEASVFPIPPDVMLIPMVLLRRERAFAIAAICTLGSVLGGLFGYVIGHSFMDVVGWRIVELYNAHQSWQQVSELYRGEGGVWFLLAAAFSPIPYKIATIAAGAVALPLVPFTVVSLVGRAARFFVIAGLLWAFGPVMQQWIERYFDRLALAFVVLLVLGFIALRWVV is encoded by the coding sequence ATGATACAGCGGATTCGCCAGTGGTTATGGAGGACTAAGGCATGGATGGAGGCTGCTGCAGCACGTCCAGGAGCTTCGTGGACGTTGTTCGGTCTGGCGTTCTTAGAGGCTTCGGTGTTTCCGATTCCGCCTGATGTAATGCTCATCCCAATGGTGCTGCTGCGCCGGGAGCGTGCCTTTGCAATTGCTGCCATCTGTACGCTCGGCTCTGTCCTCGGGGGGTTGTTTGGCTATGTCATTGGGCACAGTTTCATGGATGTGGTCGGATGGCGGATCGTAGAGCTCTACAATGCCCACCAGTCATGGCAGCAGGTTTCAGAGCTGTACCGGGGAGAGGGAGGGGTGTGGTTTCTCTTGGCCGCGGCCTTCTCCCCGATACCCTACAAGATCGCGACGATTGCTGCAGGGGCTGTAGCCCTCCCGTTGGTTCCCTTCACCGTGGTATCGCTTGTCGGGAGGGCTGCTCGTTTCTTCGTCATTGCTGGGTTGCTGTGGGCCTTTGGGCCCGTTATGCAGCAGTGGATAGAACGATACTTTGACCGCTTGGCGCTAGCCTTTGTTGTGCTCTTGGTGTTGGGCTTCATTGCCCTGCGTTGGGTTGTGTGA
- a CDS encoding S4 domain-containing protein has product MTTQPPRNVRGEDAGGTREGGRPQRYFRHRKKFRRDARQREGTLSAARGLSSSSGWKRRGDFQARRKRALRRQRTQARRPRVKRAPPEPHPMSLARALGRLKYASRAVALQLIREGRVQVNGETVLEPNTQVRIHRDTIVVDGIELIFPPVEQYTVVFHKPRHVSGSKELGMPTVYEYLPKRRGGYFPCGRLTKFASGLVLFSSDPVHRNPERSPVSLVEKEYHVKVHRHVEKRELEQLTEELRRMSQYNVQARVELLQENSRTCWLRIVARQLPLAFLHRLLKAAKLEVLHLHRYRLGFLTTDSLPVGAWRRLRAEELAKLEEDVPRVLDTVEQKAPAWYQLYRWLGR; this is encoded by the coding sequence ATGACGACACAACCACCACGGAATGTCAGGGGAGAAGACGCTGGTGGCACTCGGGAAGGAGGGCGTCCGCAACGGTATTTCCGCCATCGGAAGAAGTTCCGGCGTGATGCTCGGCAACGGGAGGGTACGCTGTCTGCAGCTCGGGGGCTTTCGTCATCGTCCGGCTGGAAGCGAAGGGGAGATTTCCAAGCGCGACGGAAGCGAGCACTGCGCCGCCAGCGCACCCAAGCGCGCCGTCCGCGAGTCAAGAGGGCTCCGCCTGAACCGCATCCGATGAGCTTAGCACGCGCCCTCGGGCGGCTGAAGTATGCTTCCCGTGCCGTTGCCCTGCAGCTCATCCGAGAAGGCCGAGTCCAGGTCAATGGGGAGACGGTACTGGAACCCAACACGCAAGTGCGCATCCATCGCGACACCATTGTCGTGGACGGGATAGAGCTCATCTTCCCGCCGGTAGAGCAGTATACAGTGGTCTTCCATAAGCCGCGCCACGTCTCTGGCTCGAAAGAGCTGGGGATGCCGACGGTCTACGAGTACTTGCCGAAGCGGCGGGGAGGATACTTCCCATGTGGGCGGCTGACAAAGTTTGCCAGTGGGCTCGTTCTCTTCAGTTCTGACCCGGTCCACCGTAATCCCGAGCGCTCTCCTGTGAGCTTGGTGGAGAAGGAGTACCATGTCAAGGTCCATCGCCACGTCGAGAAGCGGGAGTTGGAACAGCTTACAGAAGAGCTACGACGGATGTCGCAGTACAATGTCCAAGCTCGTGTGGAGCTGTTGCAGGAAAACTCCCGCACTTGCTGGTTGCGGATCGTGGCCCGGCAGTTACCGCTGGCCTTCCTCCACCGGCTGCTAAAGGCTGCCAAGTTGGAGGTCCTCCATCTCCATCGTTACCGGCTAGGGTTCCTGACGACAGACTCACTTCCCGTTGGAGCTTGGCGGCGCCTGCGGGCTGAAGAATTGGCGAAGCTCGAGGAGGACGTGCCGAGGGTCTTGGATACAGTAGAACAGAAAGCCCCGGCTTGGTATCAGCTCTACCGCTGGCTAGGTCGCTAA
- a CDS encoding glycosyltransferase family 4 protein produces the protein MRVAVLTNIASPYRIPLFNAVAERIEGELYVICAAETEPWRLWQQQDQEYRFQLSVLPGLHWAWQQREWFPHLNWGLGGMLRRLQPAVLVIGGYEQPIYWRGLLYARRHRIPVVLWYESWRGSARARGGPIFAVKRFFVRRTTVGLALGTPAAAWLREIHGGDYPVVVGLNTVDMDFFRREVFLARSDAEFQARRAQYPPLLLLYVGSFIPRKNVALLLKALWELGAPDVGLLLVGTGPQEAELRQLCRWYGLEGRVFFEGFRQQWELPYYYALADALVLPSVLEVWGLVVNEALASGLFVVASAAVGAAYDLIQPGWNGQVFEPTDLPGLVRILRWVREHREELQERRSAVSEWACREFGIERAADRFVAALQMALQYRRTMAESN, from the coding sequence ATGCGAGTTGCCGTGCTGACGAATATTGCCAGCCCGTACCGGATTCCGCTCTTCAATGCCGTTGCCGAGCGGATTGAGGGTGAGCTCTATGTAATCTGTGCAGCAGAGACAGAGCCATGGCGACTGTGGCAACAGCAGGATCAGGAGTACCGCTTCCAGCTCTCAGTACTGCCAGGACTCCACTGGGCATGGCAGCAGCGGGAGTGGTTCCCGCATCTGAATTGGGGGCTTGGGGGAATGCTGCGGCGCCTCCAGCCAGCAGTGCTGGTCATCGGTGGATACGAGCAGCCCATCTACTGGAGAGGGCTCCTGTATGCGCGTCGGCATCGGATACCTGTTGTGCTGTGGTATGAGTCATGGCGTGGTAGTGCCCGTGCCCGGGGCGGCCCCATATTCGCTGTCAAGCGGTTCTTCGTGCGGCGAACAACTGTCGGCTTAGCATTAGGAACTCCTGCTGCAGCATGGCTTCGGGAGATTCACGGCGGGGACTACCCCGTTGTGGTCGGGCTCAACACGGTGGACATGGACTTCTTCCGACGGGAGGTGTTCTTAGCGCGTTCTGATGCTGAGTTCCAGGCTCGTCGTGCTCAGTATCCGCCACTACTGTTGCTCTATGTTGGGAGCTTCATCCCGCGGAAGAACGTCGCACTGCTCCTGAAGGCTCTCTGGGAGCTGGGGGCGCCTGACGTGGGGCTCCTCTTGGTCGGGACGGGGCCGCAAGAGGCAGAGCTGCGTCAGTTGTGCCGTTGGTATGGGCTGGAAGGTCGGGTCTTCTTTGAGGGCTTCCGGCAGCAGTGGGAGCTACCTTACTACTACGCGTTGGCAGATGCGCTCGTCCTGCCGTCGGTGTTGGAGGTGTGGGGATTGGTGGTCAACGAAGCTCTGGCTTCGGGACTCTTCGTTGTCGCCTCTGCAGCTGTTGGTGCCGCCTACGACCTCATCCAGCCGGGATGGAATGGACAGGTGTTCGAGCCTACGGACCTTCCGGGGCTGGTTCGTATCCTCCGATGGGTGCGAGAGCATCGAGAGGAATTGCAGGAGCGCCGATCTGCGGTGAGCGAGTGGGCCTGTCGAGAATTTGGGATTGAGCGAGCTGCTGACCGTTTCGTGGCAGCACTGCAGATGGCGTTGCAGTATCGGCGGACCATGGCGGAAAGCAATTGA
- a CDS encoding zinc ABC transporter substrate-binding protein, with translation MDGRKRRRAVRRLGRSLWIAALLGFESAVLWGCSTERVESAEGVVVTTSILGDAVRAIVQADVPVRVLMGPGVDPHLYKPTLEDVQALQRAACVVAHGLRLEGKMEEVLQEVARRKPVVFAAELAPKDSLRRLAEGVYDPHLWLDVRLWREVVLRVADTLGKLFPERRQRWEQRALQYAQRLDTLDRWVRGQIERIPPQFRLLVTVHDAFSYFGRAYGLETLSLQGISTAAEFGLHDMVRVAEVVVRRRLPAVFTESALPARLMENVVAIARQQGWSVRIGGELFSDALGPSGSGAETYEGMVRKNVGTIVAGLLGAGL, from the coding sequence ATGGACGGAAGGAAGCGGCGTAGGGCTGTTAGGCGTCTAGGCCGTTCCTTGTGGATTGCGGCATTGTTGGGATTCGAGAGCGCTGTTCTCTGGGGCTGCTCGACAGAGCGAGTAGAGTCGGCAGAGGGTGTCGTGGTGACGACGAGCATTCTGGGGGATGCGGTCCGTGCCATCGTCCAGGCGGATGTCCCTGTCCGCGTGCTGATGGGACCAGGGGTAGACCCGCATCTGTACAAGCCCACGTTGGAGGATGTCCAGGCGCTACAGCGGGCGGCCTGCGTTGTTGCCCACGGCCTGCGGCTTGAGGGCAAGATGGAGGAGGTACTGCAGGAGGTTGCGCGACGGAAACCGGTTGTGTTTGCAGCGGAGTTGGCTCCAAAGGATTCGCTACGCCGCCTGGCTGAAGGTGTGTACGACCCACACCTGTGGCTGGACGTGCGGCTCTGGCGTGAAGTCGTGCTGCGGGTAGCCGATACGCTTGGGAAGCTCTTCCCGGAGCGGCGACAACGGTGGGAACAGCGGGCACTACAGTATGCGCAACGCCTGGATACCCTGGATCGGTGGGTCCGGGGCCAGATTGAGCGAATCCCACCGCAGTTTCGCCTGCTGGTGACGGTCCACGATGCCTTCAGCTACTTCGGACGGGCATATGGGTTGGAGACGTTGTCACTCCAGGGGATCTCGACAGCGGCGGAGTTTGGGCTGCACGATATGGTGCGCGTGGCCGAAGTAGTGGTGCGTCGCCGCTTACCGGCCGTCTTTACGGAGAGTGCGCTGCCAGCCCGGTTGATGGAGAATGTCGTTGCCATTGCCCGGCAGCAGGGGTGGTCGGTGCGGATCGGTGGTGAGCTCTTCTCTGACGCCCTTGGCCCCTCGGGCAGTGGGGCTGAGACGTACGAGGGGATGGTCCGGAAGAACGTGGGTACGATAGTGGCAGGTCTGCTTGGAGCTGGGCTATGA
- a CDS encoding metal ABC transporter ATP-binding protein has translation MNAVECYDVAVECRDVTVLYGRRVALWGITASIPAGRLTAVVGPNGAGKSTFLKALVGLVPLQRGSVRVFGMLPKQARSVVSYMPQRESVDWDFPLTVLDVVLMGRYGQLGLFRRPTPRDYERAWEALRTVGMEAYAHRHLSELSGGQQQRVFLARALAQDAQLYLMDEPFAGVDAATEELLLQSLQELRAQGKTVVVVHHDLHVVASFFEWIILLNLRLVAAGWVTEVLTDRYLREAYGGRAEILSEVVQQVAHAREALRHKGR, from the coding sequence ATGAACGCCGTTGAGTGCTATGACGTTGCCGTTGAGTGCCGTGACGTCACGGTGCTCTATGGCCGACGGGTCGCGCTGTGGGGGATCACTGCTTCGATTCCGGCGGGGCGTCTTACTGCGGTGGTTGGCCCGAACGGGGCGGGGAAGTCAACGTTCCTGAAGGCCCTGGTTGGCTTGGTGCCGCTGCAGCGGGGTAGTGTTCGTGTCTTCGGGATGCTGCCGAAGCAGGCGCGTTCGGTCGTGAGCTATATGCCGCAGCGGGAGAGCGTGGACTGGGACTTCCCGCTAACGGTGCTGGATGTGGTGCTCATGGGGCGGTATGGCCAGCTTGGGCTCTTCCGGCGACCCACTCCGCGGGATTACGAGCGAGCATGGGAGGCTCTTAGGACCGTTGGGATGGAGGCCTACGCGCATCGGCATTTGAGCGAGCTCTCCGGTGGGCAGCAGCAGCGCGTCTTCTTGGCCCGGGCCCTTGCGCAGGATGCCCAGCTCTACCTGATGGACGAGCCGTTTGCTGGAGTGGATGCTGCCACCGAAGAGCTCCTGCTGCAGAGCCTCCAAGAGCTGCGTGCCCAGGGTAAGACGGTGGTCGTCGTCCATCACGACCTCCACGTCGTGGCCAGCTTCTTCGAGTGGATCATCCTGCTCAACCTACGCTTGGTTGCCGCTGGCTGGGTTACAGAGGTCCTCACGGACCGCTATCTCCGCGAGGCATACGGTGGGCGTGCGGAAATCCTCAGCGAAGTCGTCCAGCAGGTTGCCCACGCCCGAGAAGCGCTGCGGCATAAGGGGCGATGA